The window TCTCAACCTCTCCATCCACCTCATTCCTTGCTTTCTTACTGCTCATTTTCATGCTCCAAACAGCAGCTTAGCATCGGCAAGCTTCCAGAACAGGGCAAATTAGGCTTTAGCGCCTGACCACACAATACAATATCCACCTGCCTGATTGGGCGGCGTATCGGCACATCTTTCGGTCAAAATGCATATTATACGCATCCTGCGCGAACCTGCTTGGAGCAGGAGATAAACCTGGGGTATGAGCAGTCGAATGAGGTGCTCTGACGGAAAGCTTGGCTCGGAGGCACTTTGTTGGATATATAGGAGGCGAGGCGTCACTCCCCAGACTCGTCCTGGATCTGCCCCGGATTTTGCATTGCGCTCGCACTTGAACTGAACTTCTACACACCAAAGGCTTACATCAAACCCTTGCAACTTCACCTCTTCACCCAGAAGTCATCATGAAGACCGCCGCTTTCATCGCCGTCGCCCTCTCCGGCCTTGCCCTCGCTGCCCCCAGCATGAAGCGCGCTGGCACCGAGTGGAAGGACCTGACCGACCTCAAGTACGCCAACTCGGTCCCCGTCTCTATTGCAAAGGGCGACCGTACCGCCGTCAAGACCGCCGAGAAGCGCGCCGCTGAtgtcgctgccgccgtcCCCGTCAAGGACCTCCGCAATCTCAAGTACTCCCACGACATGCCCATTGCGAAGAAGCCCGCCTCCAAGCGCGCTGCTGAtgtcgctgccgccgtcCCCGTCAAGGACCTCCGCAACCTCAAGTACTCCCACGACATGCCCATTGCGAAGAAGCCCGCCTCCGCATAAGCGAGCCTCAACCTCTTGCGATGTGAGGAGCTTCCTTCTTgtatataaacttttttgATGGTTTGTGGCAAGCTTTCCCTAATTAAGTTGTTGTTGTGTGCTTGGACTAACATACGACTTGTAGACGCAACCACATTCTTACGCCTGCGTATCGGGCTGTTGAAATACTTTGTCGTCGCCAGTTGTACATATTGTTCttggcgatgatgtcgatgcgCTAGATGTGGATGTATATATGACTCGCTATGTATATATGAAATGCACGATTTTACTCTGCCAGAGTGCTTATATGCCTCTTTATTCCATGCCGAGTCTCTGTGATTTGATGTACTGTTTCCAACCGTTGAATGAAACACATGTTATTTAGTCCCATCTCGTAGCAGTCATGTCCTGGAAATGCCCGCTGATTAAGACAGTAGGGTCGGTCTGAGAATACATATCCGGAACGTGATCCGACATTTGGTCGAGCCGGCGCCCCAAGCAATGTGGGCATTGTTTCGTTTTGTAAAGGGGTTAATGCCTCACAACAGCCAATGAAGTTGTTACTCTAAAAGCCAAGCTGAAACTACTACGGCATTGCCGCTGTATTACTGCACAGCTTTGCAAAGTCTTTTTATACTGACCGACTCTGTAGATTCTCATCGAGTCCGGTTTGTTTATGGGGCGCACTACTCTAGTAAGTCGGGGAGCATGTCACCAATATGCAACCAATAATAGGCTCTTTAGAGCttaaacaaagaaaagaccgAGAATCACAGTAGGAAGACAATGAGAGTGTTCAGCAACATATGTATAACCATTGAAACCCACGCTATTCCGCAACGCTGTCATAAAGCTATGTACAATTGACGGCTAATACAACCGCCTATATAcaaaatatataaagtaaacaTCATTCGTGCCTTGAACAAATGCATCGTACTCATAACAGGCAGTGtcattgtcgatgaagagCCAGCCTCAGCCCATCAGACGCTGAAACACCAGCTCCACAGACACCACCTCTTAAACTCCATGCCAGTGCCGCGGAATTAATTGTTCGGGTCAACGGCGCACACCTTTTTAATGCAAGCCAACTCATCAGAACAATCATCATCGCTACTGCAAGAGGCACCAGCGCAGTGGCCGGCCCACGAACaggaagggggaggaggaggaggaggagaagtAGACCCACTGGTGCCACACTTGCCGCTGTTGCAAGTCAAGTCATCAGAGCAATCATCATCGCTGCCGCAAGAGGCTCCGGCACAGTGGCCAGACCAGGAGCAGGTAGGCTGAGAGCCGGAAGgcttggtggaggaggcgggaGGGGGAGGAGTAGAGCCACCAGTGCTGCCAATACGGGCAACGAGCTGGTCACCGAGAGAGCCCAGAGAGGACTCGAAGGCACTGAAGGAGCTGGCAGCCCAGTTGGCACCGTTGGCACCGGGAACGGCATCATTTCCGGTGAAGGCAATGTACAGAACGTCGTTGGGGTCGTGGGCAGCGTTGCCGTTGACAGCGTTGCCGTAACAGGCGCGGCCGAGAGAGTCAGAGACCTCACCGACCAGAGGAGGGCCGTCATCACCGTTGGTGTCACCCCAGACGCCGTAGAACTAATAGCAGTGTTAGTATTGATACGCTGTTTCTGAATTGCACTTGAATTCTTGAGATACTCACCATCTGGTTGCCgcaaacaacagcaacaatggACAGAGGCTGGACGTTAACAGACCGGGGGTCAAAGGTGACGTAGCCGCTCTTGCTGCCCTCGTTACCGAGAACGACGAAAGAGTGAATGTAGGCGTTGAGGTCTTTGATACCCTTCTTGTAGCCGGCGACGGTTCCCTGGAATGAGGTCTGGCCCTGAGTATCCTCAGAGCTGTCGCAGCTGCCGTCACCAGTGCCGAGAGCACCGTCGCAGTCAATGTCCATGTTGACCAAGTTGCCACCAGTGCCCTGGAGGTACATGATGCGGTAGTCGCTCAAGTGGTC of the Trichoderma breve strain T069 chromosome 4, whole genome shotgun sequence genome contains:
- a CDS encoding fungal chitosanase of glycosyl hydrolase group 75 domain-containing protein, whose protein sequence is MRSFDALLLAALAASPALARQIPANVQSLYNSIRAQGTCKNILKGGFYSQEGDSKNFSYCGDHLSDYRIMYLQGTGGNLVNMDIDCDGALGTGDGSCDSSEDTQGQTSFQGTVAGYKKGIKDLNAYIHSFVVLGNEGSKSGYVTFDPRSVNVQPLSIVAVVCGNQMFYGVWGDTNGDDGPPLVGEVSDSLGRACYGNAVNGNAAHDPNDVLYIAFTGNDAVPGANGANWAASSFSAFESSLGSLGDQLVARIGSTGGSTPPPPASSTKPSGSQPTCSWSGHCAGASCGSDDDCSDDLTCNSGKCGTSGSTSPPPPPPPSCSWAGHCAGASCSSDDDCSDELACIKKVCAVDPNN